One Sphingopyxis macrogoltabida genomic region harbors:
- a CDS encoding HlyD family efflux transporter periplasmic adaptor subunit produces the protein MTMAEDTAAAASPTPQDAPDSAEANGERLAKRKKLLRILAIVVITIAALWGIWYFLTQAGRVSTDNAYVGADSATVTALVSGPVRDVRVSGTQSVKKGDILVILDDADQRIAVADAEAALRQARQRYGQASATADAARARVSARGAEIAQARARLRDADASVARAQAEYARRSSIAGTGAVSGEELTAARAALTQAQAARDLAAAGIASAEATRGSASGDLGAAEAVVRGTTIETAPDVAAAEARLEKARLDLARTVIRAPVDGIVTNRQVQVGQRIAAGAPIMVIVPIATAYVDANFKESQFRRIRIGQPVELVSDYYGGDVVYRGKVTGIAGGTGAAFSLIPAQNATGNWVKVVQRLPVRIALDAKELKAHPLRVGLSMEATIDTRGN, from the coding sequence ATGACGATGGCCGAAGACACGGCTGCGGCCGCATCCCCGACTCCCCAAGACGCTCCCGACAGCGCCGAAGCGAACGGCGAACGCTTGGCGAAGCGCAAGAAGCTGCTGCGCATCCTCGCCATCGTGGTGATCACGATCGCCGCCCTATGGGGAATCTGGTATTTCCTGACGCAGGCGGGCCGCGTGTCGACCGACAACGCCTATGTAGGTGCCGATTCGGCGACGGTGACCGCGCTCGTTTCGGGGCCGGTCAGGGACGTGCGCGTCAGCGGTACCCAGTCGGTGAAGAAGGGCGATATCCTCGTCATCCTCGACGATGCCGACCAGCGGATCGCGGTCGCCGATGCCGAAGCGGCGCTGCGTCAGGCGCGCCAGCGTTACGGGCAGGCGAGCGCGACCGCCGATGCCGCGCGGGCACGGGTCAGCGCCCGCGGCGCCGAAATTGCGCAGGCGCGGGCGCGGCTCCGCGATGCCGATGCGTCGGTTGCGCGGGCGCAGGCCGAATATGCACGGCGGAGCAGCATCGCCGGGACCGGCGCCGTGTCGGGTGAGGAATTGACCGCTGCACGCGCCGCACTGACGCAGGCGCAGGCGGCGCGCGACCTTGCCGCCGCGGGCATTGCGTCGGCCGAGGCGACGCGCGGCTCGGCCAGCGGTGACCTCGGCGCGGCCGAGGCGGTGGTGCGCGGGACGACGATCGAGACCGCCCCCGACGTCGCGGCGGCGGAGGCGCGGCTCGAAAAGGCGCGGCTCGACCTCGCGCGCACGGTGATCCGCGCGCCCGTCGACGGCATCGTCACGAACCGCCAGGTGCAGGTGGGGCAGCGGATCGCGGCGGGCGCGCCGATCATGGTCATCGTTCCGATCGCCACCGCCTATGTCGACGCCAATTTCAAGGAAAGCCAGTTCAGGCGCATCCGCATCGGCCAGCCGGTCGAACTCGTCTCCGACTATTATGGCGGCGATGTCGTCTATCGCGGCAAGGTGACCGGCATCGCCGGCGGCACCGGTGCGGCCTTCTCGCTGATTCCCGCGCAGAATGCGACGGGCAATTGGGTGAAGGTGGTGCAGCGGCTGCCGGTGCGCATCGCGCTCGATGCCAAGGAACTGAAGGCACATCCGCTTCGCGTCGGCCTGTCGATGGAAGCGACGATCGACACGCGCGGAAACTGA
- a CDS encoding TetR/AcrR family transcriptional regulator codes for MSIEMIPDGTAVLDDAATLRRKAFVDAARELFFANGYAGTTMSSIASKVGGSKTTLWTYFPSKEDLFAAVVDDIVAQYGDALAIDLPLDEPVRDVLRAFGNVLMTKLTATPLLSLYRLVIGEAERFPHLSETFYSRGPRRGKARAAIWVAEKMARGEIRMGDPMRAVNQFAGLCQSGLYQFAVLGLREGRDLGRLHEDIDAAVDTFYRAWCPIGNETP; via the coding sequence TTGTCAATCGAAATGATACCAGATGGTACGGCTGTTCTGGACGATGCCGCAACGCTGCGGCGCAAGGCATTTGTCGACGCGGCGCGCGAGCTCTTCTTCGCCAATGGCTATGCCGGCACGACGATGTCGTCGATCGCGAGCAAGGTAGGCGGGTCGAAGACGACACTCTGGACCTATTTTCCCTCGAAGGAGGATCTGTTCGCCGCGGTCGTCGATGACATTGTCGCGCAATATGGCGACGCGCTCGCGATCGATTTGCCGCTCGACGAGCCGGTGCGCGACGTCCTCCGCGCCTTCGGCAATGTGCTGATGACCAAGCTGACGGCGACGCCGCTGCTGTCGCTCTATCGCCTCGTCATCGGCGAAGCGGAGCGTTTTCCTCACCTTTCCGAGACGTTTTATTCCCGCGGGCCGCGCCGCGGCAAGGCGCGCGCCGCGATCTGGGTCGCGGAAAAAATGGCGCGCGGCGAGATCCGGATGGGCGATCCGATGCGCGCGGTGAACCAGTTCGCCGGACTGTGCCAGTCGGGCCTCTATCAATTCGCGGTGCTCGGCCTGCGCGAAGGCCGTGACCTCGGGCGGCTGCACGAGGACATCGATGCGGCAGTCGATACCTTTTATCGCGCCTGGTGTCCGATCGGAAACGAAACGCCTTAG
- a CDS encoding DHA2 family efflux MFS transporter permease subunit has product MASAAAPATVASVPAEPQPLSGMRLIAAAFALALANFVVVLDTTIANVSVPHIAGGLAVSPTQGTWVITSYAVADAISVPLTGWLAMRFGTVRWFMISIIGFGIFSFLCGVSRTLDALVLFRVLQGLAGGPLMPLSQILLLRIFPKEKAGLGLAIWAMTTTTAPILGPILGGTISDNWTWPWIFFINLPVVAICAFGVFSLLTPFETKREKARIDVIGLILLVVSVGAFQIMLDTGREHDWFGSTWIVGLAIVAAISFAAFVIWELTDANPVVNLRIFRFRGFSFATMAISLGFGAFFAQVVLTPLWLQQVAGYTATQTGFIVAWLGVFAVLLSPVAAGLITKVDVRLTISAGILWMALMSILRASWNADVGYWTLALPHILQGIGMPFFFVGLTALALSSVPAQHQTSAAGLMSFLRTLCGAIGTAIATTAWDDASRTSRSELVSALNNPEATMTSLQNAGFTLEQARAAIERLVEVQASTLGVLHLFLASGVVFVIAAISVWFAPRPKQISMGGGGH; this is encoded by the coding sequence ATGGCCAGCGCCGCCGCCCCTGCAACCGTCGCGAGCGTCCCAGCCGAGCCGCAACCGCTGAGCGGCATGCGGCTGATCGCTGCGGCGTTCGCGCTGGCGCTCGCCAATTTCGTCGTCGTGCTCGACACAACGATCGCCAATGTTTCGGTCCCGCACATCGCCGGCGGGCTGGCCGTGTCGCCGACGCAGGGGACGTGGGTGATCACCAGCTACGCGGTCGCCGACGCGATCAGCGTGCCGCTCACCGGCTGGCTCGCGATGCGCTTCGGCACCGTCCGCTGGTTCATGATCTCGATCATCGGTTTTGGCATCTTCTCTTTCCTCTGCGGCGTGTCGCGCACGCTCGATGCACTCGTGCTCTTCCGTGTTCTCCAGGGGCTCGCCGGCGGTCCGCTGATGCCGTTGTCGCAGATATTGCTGCTGCGTATCTTTCCGAAGGAAAAGGCGGGGCTCGGCCTTGCGATCTGGGCGATGACGACCACCACGGCGCCGATCCTCGGTCCGATCCTGGGCGGCACGATCAGCGACAACTGGACCTGGCCGTGGATCTTCTTCATCAACCTGCCCGTCGTCGCCATCTGCGCCTTCGGCGTCTTCAGCCTGCTGACGCCGTTCGAGACGAAGCGCGAAAAGGCGCGCATCGATGTGATCGGGCTGATCCTGCTCGTCGTCTCGGTCGGCGCCTTTCAGATCATGCTCGACACGGGGCGCGAGCATGACTGGTTCGGGTCGACGTGGATCGTCGGGCTCGCAATCGTCGCGGCGATCAGCTTCGCGGCCTTTGTCATCTGGGAGCTGACCGACGCCAATCCGGTCGTGAACCTGCGCATCTTCCGCTTTCGCGGCTTCAGCTTCGCGACGATGGCGATATCGCTGGGCTTCGGGGCCTTTTTTGCGCAGGTCGTGCTGACGCCTTTATGGCTTCAGCAGGTTGCGGGCTATACCGCGACGCAGACGGGGTTCATCGTCGCCTGGCTCGGCGTCTTCGCCGTACTGCTATCCCCCGTCGCCGCCGGCCTGATCACGAAGGTCGATGTGCGCCTTACCATCTCGGCGGGCATCCTCTGGATGGCGTTGATGTCGATCCTGCGCGCCAGCTGGAACGCCGACGTCGGTTACTGGACGCTCGCCTTGCCGCATATCTTGCAGGGGATCGGCATGCCTTTCTTCTTCGTCGGGCTGACCGCGCTCGCATTGAGCTCGGTCCCGGCACAGCACCAGACGTCGGCGGCCGGCCTGATGAGCTTCCTGCGCACGCTTTGCGGCGCGATCGGCACGGCGATCGCGACGACAGCATGGGACGACGCCAGCCGCACCTCGCGCTCCGAGCTCGTCTCCGCGCTCAACAACCCCGAAGCGACGATGACCTCGTTGCAGAATGCCGGCTTCACGCTCGAACAGGCGCGCGCCGCGATCGAGCGGCTGGTCGAGGTGCAGGCCTCGACGCTCGGCGTGCTCCACCTGTTTCTCGCCTCGGGCGTGGTGTTCGTGATCGCTGCGATATCGGTGTGGTTCGCGCCACGGCCGAAACAGATTTCGATGGGCGGCGGCGGCCACTGA
- a CDS encoding VOC family protein, with the protein MTDLAPFHIAFPVHDLAAARHFYGTVLGCPEGRSSAEWIDFNLYGHQIVAHHVAAPASVAGHNPVDGHDVPVPHFGVVLPPAEWQALAERLRAHGVAFVIEPHTRFAGEAGEQSTMFFHDPSGNALEFKAFADLGQLFAK; encoded by the coding sequence ATGACCGACCTCGCCCCCTTCCATATCGCCTTCCCGGTCCACGACCTCGCCGCCGCGCGCCATTTCTACGGCACCGTCCTCGGCTGCCCCGAGGGGCGCAGCAGTGCCGAATGGATCGATTTCAACCTCTATGGCCACCAGATCGTCGCGCATCATGTTGCGGCGCCGGCATCGGTCGCCGGGCATAATCCTGTCGACGGCCATGACGTTCCCGTCCCGCATTTCGGCGTCGTCCTGCCGCCCGCCGAATGGCAGGCGCTGGCGGAGCGGCTGCGCGCGCACGGCGTCGCGTTCGTCATCGAACCGCACACGCGCTTCGCCGGCGAGGCGGGCGAGCAGTCGACGATGTTCTTCCACGATCCATCGGGCAATGCGCTGGAGTTCAAGGCCTTCGCCGACCTCGGACAATTGTTTGCGAAATAG
- a CDS encoding efflux transporter outer membrane subunit yields the protein MPYRLLSPTTFLGVAVFGLLSACASAPDLGPRPAPAAAESLASSASFAEASGAWPVEGWWQGFGDPGLGRLIDEGLKASPDIAVAAARVRAADALAQQAGAALGPRVGAEASAGGVQQSKTMGIPPQFVPEGIQDTGHVAATFSFDLDLWGRNRAALAAATSEAEAARVDAAQARLLLTTGIASAYADLAGYYEALDVAQEALRIRGASAGLSADRTRAGLDNMASQRQAESRAAAARGDIVALEEAIALTRNRLAALVGAGPDRGQAIARPQLAVPAGALPPAAGIDLIGRRPDIVAARLRTEAAAKRIDVARADFYPNISLSALVGFQSLGLSNLFDGGSKYGNGGAAISLPIFDSGRLQGRYRGARADYDIAVASYDGTLVAALRDVADIVASRAATARQLADRREALRAASEAANLAGLRYRAGLSNQLAQLTAEDSMVALSRSVADLEARQRTLDIALIRALGGGYRAQTPTGE from the coding sequence ATGCCTTATCGCCTTCTCTCCCCCACCACATTTTTGGGCGTCGCGGTTTTCGGGCTGCTTTCCGCCTGCGCGAGCGCTCCCGACCTTGGCCCCAGACCCGCTCCGGCGGCGGCCGAATCGCTTGCCTCGTCGGCGAGTTTCGCGGAAGCGAGTGGCGCCTGGCCGGTCGAAGGCTGGTGGCAGGGTTTCGGCGACCCTGGTCTCGGCCGCCTGATCGACGAGGGACTGAAAGCTTCGCCCGACATCGCGGTTGCCGCCGCGCGCGTCCGCGCTGCCGATGCCTTGGCGCAGCAGGCGGGGGCCGCGCTCGGCCCGCGCGTCGGCGCCGAAGCGAGTGCGGGCGGGGTTCAGCAAAGCAAGACCATGGGCATCCCGCCGCAATTCGTGCCCGAAGGAATCCAGGACACCGGCCATGTCGCCGCGACCTTTTCCTTCGACCTCGATCTGTGGGGCCGCAATCGCGCGGCGTTGGCGGCGGCGACCTCCGAGGCCGAAGCGGCGCGTGTCGATGCGGCGCAGGCGCGGTTGCTGCTGACGACCGGCATTGCGTCGGCTTACGCCGATCTTGCCGGCTATTATGAAGCGCTTGACGTGGCGCAGGAAGCGCTGCGTATCCGCGGCGCGAGCGCCGGACTGTCGGCCGACCGGACCCGCGCCGGGCTCGACAATATGGCGAGCCAGCGGCAGGCCGAAAGCCGCGCGGCCGCCGCGCGCGGCGATATCGTCGCGCTCGAGGAAGCGATCGCGCTGACCCGCAACCGGCTCGCCGCGCTGGTCGGCGCCGGTCCCGATCGCGGGCAGGCCATCGCGCGCCCACAGCTTGCCGTACCCGCCGGCGCTTTGCCCCCCGCGGCGGGCATCGACCTCATCGGCCGCCGCCCCGATATCGTCGCGGCGCGACTGCGCACCGAAGCGGCGGCAAAGCGCATCGACGTCGCGCGCGCCGACTTCTATCCCAATATCAGCCTTTCGGCGCTGGTCGGTTTCCAGTCGCTCGGGCTGTCGAATCTCTTCGATGGCGGGTCGAAATATGGCAATGGCGGCGCCGCGATCAGCCTGCCGATCTTCGACAGCGGACGTTTGCAGGGCCGTTATCGCGGTGCGCGCGCCGATTATGACATCGCGGTGGCGAGCTATGACGGCACGCTCGTTGCGGCGCTGCGCGACGTCGCCGATATCGTCGCCAGCCGCGCGGCGACGGCGCGCCAGCTTGCCGACCGCCGCGAGGCGCTCCGTGCGGCGTCGGAGGCGGCGAACCTTGCCGGGCTGCGCTATCGCGCCGGTCTGTCGAACCAGCTTGCGCAACTGACCGCCGAAGACAGCATGGTGGCGCTCAGCCGTTCGGTCGCCGACCTCGAGGCGCGGCAGCGGACGCTCGACATCGCCCTGATCCGCGCGCTTGGCGGCGGATATCGCGCCCAAACCCCCACAGGAGAATGA